A section of the Mycolicibacterium anyangense genome encodes:
- a CDS encoding PAC2 family protein: protein MTPSSYSGAKGPDLPELHNTIIVAAFEGWNDAGDAASDALEHLDAIWEAETIIEIDDEAYYDYQVNRPVIRQVDGVTRELVWPSMRVAHCRPPGSDRDIVLMHGVEPNMRWRTFCSELLAIADKLNVDTVVILGALLADTPHTRPVPVSGAAYSPESAKFFGLEETRYEGPTGIAGVFQDACVAAGIPAVTFWAAVPHYVSQPPNPKATVALLRRVEDVLDIEVPLGDLPAQAEEWEQAVTEMTADDEEIAEYVTALEERGDAEVDVNEALSKVDGDALAAEFERYLRRRGPGFRS from the coding sequence GTGACACCGTCCAGCTACAGCGGCGCCAAGGGCCCGGACCTGCCCGAACTCCACAACACGATCATCGTTGCGGCGTTCGAGGGCTGGAATGATGCCGGTGATGCCGCCAGCGACGCACTGGAGCACCTGGATGCGATCTGGGAGGCCGAGACCATCATCGAGATCGATGACGAGGCCTATTACGACTACCAGGTCAATCGTCCGGTGATCCGCCAGGTCGATGGTGTCACCCGCGAGCTGGTGTGGCCGTCGATGCGGGTCGCGCACTGCCGTCCGCCCGGTTCGGATCGCGACATCGTGCTGATGCACGGGGTGGAACCCAACATGCGCTGGCGCACGTTCTGCTCCGAACTGCTGGCGATCGCCGACAAGCTGAACGTCGACACCGTCGTCATCCTCGGCGCCCTGCTGGCCGACACGCCGCATACCCGGCCGGTACCGGTATCCGGAGCGGCCTACTCCCCCGAGTCGGCCAAGTTCTTCGGTCTCGAGGAGACCCGCTACGAGGGGCCGACCGGCATCGCCGGGGTGTTCCAGGATGCCTGCGTGGCGGCCGGGATCCCCGCGGTGACGTTCTGGGCGGCGGTGCCGCACTACGTCTCGCAGCCACCGAACCCCAAGGCCACCGTGGCGTTGCTGCGCCGGGTCGAAGACGTCCTCGATATCGAGGTGCCCCTTGGTGATCTCCCGGCCCAGGCCGAGGAATGGGAGCAGGCCGTCACCGAGATGACCGCGGACGACGAGGAGATCGCCGAGTACGTCACGGCGTTGGAGGAGCGCGGGGACGCCGAGGTGGACGTCAACGAGGCGCTGTCCAAGGTCGACGGCGACGCGCTGGCCGCGGAATTCGAGCGGTACCTGCGCAGGCGGGGGCCCGGCTTCCGGTCCTGA
- a CDS encoding beta-propeller fold lactonase family protein produces the protein MAVHRSAAVVLMGLGAMVLSGPAVAAADSSDGPSSGASGQTGAHRQASDSSSSAPGASANATATGSGARRSAVAAQLPQSRRAPSTGVSARAAIVRPAVEKPSATSAADAPVADVAPVTAAAALPTVARSALAVPKATAIINAGNTIAEPVTQYVSAVSPLAGIDATDLPGAPSPTPLLAGLWESVRRQFQRTFLNQTPTAAPRQLAATPQGLVVGTLGANDYDGDPLQYAVTQNPLRGTVTVGQDGTYTYQAAATLAASGGTDDFTVAVSDVTQGLHLFDGNGTRVVHVVVTVPDPAAQSAQIAVGDTPSALAVSPDGKRLYVANLGDNSLSVVDTSTNTTIATVGVGSNPVALALSPTAGRAYVVNSGGDSVSVIDTQTNTVLLTTQVGDSPTAIALNPGGSRAYVVNSGSGTVSVIDTSTNFVVGTIAVGQAPSAIAMTSDGRAFVTNYLDKTASVIDTATNRVVFTIGLNASPSALALSPDGTSVYVTDLFRNAVSVIDTKTGATTVITVGANPDAVALSDNGARAYVVNSADNTVSVIDTVSRSVIDTITVGNTPDAVALNPVGAVVYVANSNDNTVSAIPVVTDGRAPSPGQSTLLGSTRGFDVYNLTSKPLTLVDYYGENRPQGNVPAIGSVVQPGQAMHFEVVYRFLITNNIVYPVFSGPDDARYVVGLQAGPFGGPGTGCNVVGGAGQQCSPTPNGPDLIAGNTVKLLDKPGTTVEFGPGQAQDQAKVLNSLCYQDSKATCTFKADRQIDTFGLEKAIVNDLVNESRTEVLVRALALSDTRSESDSVKVTAKLSRSFLEKIVNLEISAEYGHTWTYTHTFTETITIRQPPRTIGGVQAQQAVYRVYGDFTLKMGNTTFTLRDVYFDTPNPNITGRYRVTEEPLDTPADGVAV, from the coding sequence ATGGCTGTCCATCGTTCTGCTGCCGTTGTACTGATGGGGCTGGGGGCGATGGTCCTCAGCGGCCCCGCCGTCGCCGCGGCAGACTCCTCCGACGGACCATCATCTGGGGCCAGTGGGCAGACGGGGGCGCACCGGCAGGCCTCCGACAGCTCGTCGTCGGCTCCGGGTGCGAGCGCGAACGCGACGGCAACCGGGTCCGGTGCCCGGCGCTCGGCCGTAGCGGCACAGCTTCCGCAGTCCAGACGTGCACCGTCGACCGGCGTCAGCGCCCGCGCGGCCATCGTGCGCCCGGCCGTCGAGAAGCCATCCGCCACGTCGGCCGCGGATGCGCCGGTGGCCGACGTTGCCCCCGTCACGGCGGCCGCGGCGCTGCCCACAGTCGCCAGAAGTGCGCTCGCCGTGCCGAAGGCGACGGCAATCATCAACGCCGGCAACACCATTGCCGAACCCGTCACGCAATACGTCTCGGCGGTTTCACCACTTGCCGGCATCGACGCGACGGACCTGCCCGGGGCGCCGTCGCCAACACCGTTGTTGGCTGGTCTGTGGGAGTCCGTGCGCCGCCAGTTTCAGCGGACCTTTCTCAATCAAACGCCCACAGCCGCGCCGCGCCAGCTTGCCGCCACCCCTCAGGGTTTGGTTGTCGGCACCCTGGGCGCCAATGACTACGACGGCGATCCGTTGCAGTACGCGGTGACTCAGAACCCGCTTCGTGGGACGGTCACGGTGGGCCAGGACGGGACGTACACCTATCAGGCCGCTGCGACGCTGGCGGCCAGCGGAGGGACTGACGACTTCACCGTCGCCGTCAGCGATGTGACGCAAGGCTTGCACCTGTTCGACGGTAACGGGACCCGGGTGGTCCACGTCGTCGTCACGGTGCCCGATCCCGCGGCGCAATCGGCTCAGATCGCGGTGGGTGACACCCCGAGTGCGCTGGCGGTCAGTCCGGACGGAAAGCGCTTGTATGTCGCGAACTTGGGCGACAATTCACTGTCGGTGGTGGACACCTCCACCAACACCACGATCGCGACGGTCGGCGTGGGGAGCAACCCGGTGGCACTCGCCCTGAGTCCCACGGCCGGCCGTGCCTACGTGGTCAACTCCGGTGGCGACTCCGTCAGCGTGATCGACACCCAGACCAACACGGTGCTGCTCACCACTCAGGTCGGTGATTCGCCCACGGCGATCGCCCTCAACCCGGGCGGATCACGGGCCTACGTCGTCAACTCCGGTTCGGGCACCGTGTCGGTCATCGACACGAGCACGAATTTCGTGGTCGGGACCATCGCCGTGGGCCAGGCTCCCTCGGCCATCGCCATGACCTCCGATGGCCGGGCGTTCGTCACGAATTACCTCGACAAGACGGCGTCGGTGATCGACACGGCCACCAATCGGGTGGTCTTCACCATCGGGCTCAACGCCAGTCCCTCGGCCTTGGCGCTGAGCCCCGACGGCACGTCGGTCTACGTCACCGACCTGTTCCGCAACGCGGTGTCGGTGATCGACACAAAGACCGGCGCCACGACGGTCATCACCGTCGGCGCTAACCCCGATGCGGTTGCCCTGAGCGACAACGGCGCTCGCGCCTACGTCGTCAACTCCGCGGACAACACGGTGTCCGTCATCGACACCGTCAGCCGCAGCGTCATCGACACCATCACCGTCGGCAACACGCCCGACGCGGTGGCCCTGAATCCGGTCGGCGCGGTGGTGTACGTCGCCAACTCGAACGACAACACCGTCTCGGCGATACCGGTCGTCACCGACGGCCGGGCGCCCAGCCCGGGGCAGAGCACACTGCTGGGGTCCACCCGCGGCTTCGACGTGTACAACCTGACGTCGAAGCCGTTGACGCTGGTGGATTACTACGGTGAGAACCGGCCCCAGGGCAACGTCCCCGCCATCGGCAGCGTCGTCCAGCCGGGGCAGGCCATGCACTTCGAGGTGGTCTATCGGTTCCTCATCACGAACAACATCGTGTACCCGGTGTTCAGCGGGCCCGACGATGCCCGCTACGTCGTCGGACTGCAGGCCGGCCCCTTCGGTGGCCCCGGTACCGGATGCAATGTCGTCGGCGGCGCCGGACAGCAGTGCTCGCCCACCCCCAATGGACCCGACCTGATCGCCGGCAACACCGTCAAGCTGCTGGACAAGCCGGGCACCACCGTCGAATTCGGGCCGGGGCAGGCGCAGGACCAGGCCAAGGTGCTCAACAGCCTGTGCTACCAGGACTCCAAGGCCACCTGCACGTTCAAGGCCGATCGGCAGATCGACACCTTCGGGCTGGAGAAGGCCATCGTCAACGATCTGGTCAACGAGAGCCGGACCGAGGTGCTGGTGCGTGCGCTTGCTCTCAGCGATACCCGCTCCGAGAGTGACAGCGTCAAGGTCACCGCCAAGCTCTCCCGCAGCTTCCTCGAGAAGATCGTGAACCTCGAGATCAGCGCGGAGTACGGGCACACGTGGACGTACACGCATACCTTCACCGAGACCATCACCATCCGGCAGCCACCGCGGACCATCGGTGGGGTGCAAGCCCAGCAGGCGGTCTACCGGGTCTACGGTGACTTCACCCTGAAGATGGGCAACACCACGTTCACGCTGCGCGACGTGTACTTCGACACCCCCAACCCGAACATCACCGGACGGTACCGGGTCACCGAAGAGCCGCTGGACACTCCAGCAGACGGCGTCGCCGTCTGA